The DNA region GGAAATTCTGAATGGAAACGCAGATGCCGGACCGGCCATCCGCCCGGTGGCCAATATCCTGGGACTGGATTTCATTCCCGTGTGCTGGGAGCGATTCGACCTGCTCATCGCCAAGGACAAATTTTTCGAACAGGGCATCCAGTTGTTTCTGTCTCTGCTGAAAGGAAAAGTCATTGTGCAGACCGCTGAAAAATACGGGGGGTATGACCTGTCCATGACCGGAAAAATGATCTATCCCCCATCCTGAGCCGGCAGGCACAGAACCAGGCACAGACACACCAGCGACACCAGAAACACGAGCAGAAATGTGCTCCATACGCCCTGGGCCACGGCTGTCTTTAAAACCGCTTTGGCCGCATCCGGAATCTGGGCCTGAAATTCCGGGCGAAACAGGTTTTCCATGTTTTCCTTCAACTGGACCATCAGTTTTTCCGGCAAAGACACTTCCACGGTTTCCAGCCGGTTCAGCAGCTGATGCGTGACCATGCCGCCGCTGACGCCCACCCCTAAGGTGCCTCCCAGGGTCCGGGCAAACTGGTGGGAAGATGTCGCCACCCCCAGATCTGATGATCCCAGGCTGTTCTGAACCTTCAGCAGCGTAGCCAGGACCACGAAACCCATGCCGAACCCCACCACCTGAAACACCAGAAAACTGTGAACCATGGATGTGGCGGTGGAAAATCCCAGGGTCAGTCCCGTGCCGGCCGCCAAAAGAATGCCGCCGGCCAGGGCTGCGGTTTTCTGGGTGGTCAGGTGCATGACTCTTCCTAAAATCAGGGAGCTCACGGACCAGCCCAGACTCAAAGACAGCATGGCCATTCCCACCTGCAACGGGGTATGACCCAATGCGCCCTGGAGAAACAGCGGGGCATACCCGAACAGGGAAAACATGGAAAAACTGGCACAGAACCCGGCCAGGTTCCCCATGGCAAAGCCCCTGCGCTTGAAAAACCGCAGATCCAGAATGGGATCATCCGCCCCCAGTTCCGCTTTAACAAACCAGATGCCGAACCCAATGGAAGTGACGGCCAGCAGTGCTGACGGCAAAGAGATCCAGGCGATATCCCGTCCCCCGATCATCACCAGGGTCAGCACGGACATCAGAAACCCGGTCAGCGACACCAGCCCGGACCAGTCCAGCGAAACGTCCTTCTTTTTTTCCCGGAACTCGGTCAGATACAGGGCAATGCCGGCCAGCGACAGCAAGCCCAAAGGCAGATTGATGAAAAAAATCCATCGCCAGGAGAAAAAACTGACCATCACCCCGCCCATGGTGGGACCGATCACCGATGCCACCCCCCAGATAAAAGAAGCCAGAGAAAGGGTTTTGGCCCGCTGTCCTTCCGGTGCAGCTTCCGACAGTACCACATACACCAGAGCGAAAATACCGCCGGACCCGATGCCCTGAAACACCCGGGCTCCCACCAGATATCCCATGGACGGGGCCGCGCCGGCAGCCAACGAAGCCAGAATAAAGATGCTGATACTGACCAGCAGCAGCTGCCTGACGGCAAACAGATCCGACAGTTTGCCGAAGATCGGCAATGCCACGGCCCGGGCCAGAAAATAGGCCGTATACACCCAGGCATACAGGTGCAGGCCGGAAAGTTCGGCAATAATGGTGGGCATGGCCGCTGACATGACCAGGGCATCCAGTGCCCCCAGAAACAGGGCCAGCAGCACGGCGCTGATCAACCAGGTCTGATTCATATTTATCCCTTACCCCAGATCCTTGAGCTGGATGGTCAGGCGGTATTCAGCGGAATCCGGATCACGGGCCACTGAAAATCCGATTTTCTGTCCCATAGCCACCATGGGGGCATTGTTGGTCAGCACCAGTCCGGACACCACGGACAAGCCGTATTTTTTCGCACTGATCATGGCCTGTTTGAGCAGCACGCTGCCAATGCCTTTGCCGTGCCAGTCATCGGCCACCACCACGGCAAATTCCCCGGTTTTGCCGTCCGGCATAAAAATGATCCTTGCCACCCCGATGAGTTTGCGGGCCTCCCCGTCACCGGCAAAGGCGCACAATGCAATCTCCCGGTCATAGTCGATCTGGCTGAGACGCGCCAGCATGGGCCGGGAAATTCGTTTCAACGGCGAAAAAAACCGCATGAAAATGGTTTCCGGGGACAGATCGGAAAACAGATCGATCATCTGCTGGGCATCTCCGGGCCGCACCGGGCGCATGAAAATCCGTTCGTTGTCCCGGGTGATGAATTCGGATTCCTGCCACCAGGGATAGGGGCTGATGATCAGATGGGCCGGCGCACACACAGCCGGGGCCGCCACGGTCACCGCAATTTCGGAAATATAAATTTCTCCGTCAGCAATCTGGATGGGGTTGAGCGCCAGGGTCTGTATGGCCGGATAGTCCGTGACCATGCGGCTCACCAGAATCATGGTTTCCTCGAGCACGTCAAGATCCACGCCCGCCACATTGCCCCGGCCCAGCAGCAGCCGGGAAATCCGGGTACTTTTGATGGTCCGTTCGGCCAGCATCCGGTTCAGCGGCGGCAAAGCCACGGCCATATCGGAAAGCACTTCGGTCATGAGCCCGCCGATCCCAAACCGGATCACCGGTCCGAACAGGTCCGTGTATTTCGCCGACAGGTTCAGGGCATAGTCGGGCGCCACCCCGGCGGGCAGCGGTTTGATATGAATATCATAGGCCCCTGCCAGATCCGCTGCTGTTTGGGGCGGCAAATGTGTCTCTCCCCGGGATGCGGCATCATCAATAATCAAAGATGCCGCATCCCGGTCGATCTTCAGGCGTTTGTCCGTGGTATAGGGAATCTGCTGGAGCGCTTCCATGTTCCGGCCGTATTGGTACAGATTGACAAACGCCCGGACCGCCCGTTCGGGTGTGTCATAGGTGACGATGCCGTGCCGGTTGAAGATCTCCCTGGAGTCGTCGATGGTCATCCCCCCCAGCCAGGCGGTAAACACCGGAAACGGGGTGGTCTTTAACAGATCCACCAATGATTTCGCAATGGTGGTGCAGTCATAAATACCCACCGGAGAGCTGAGTAACAGCAGGCCGTCGATCTCCGGGGCCTGAATGCAGGTTTTCACCACTTGTACATACTGCTTCGGGGTGGCGGCCCGGAGCAGGGCAATGGGATTGGCCCGGCTCCAGCCGTCCGACAGCAGGGCATCCAGTTTTTCAATGGTGGCTGAATCCAGGGCTGCCGGTTCCAGGCCATGGCGGACCAGGGCATCTCTGGCCATCTCCCCGATCCCTCTGGCATTGGAAACAATGGCCAGGCGGGACCCTTTGGGCCGCTGCTGCTTGGCCAGAAATTCAGCACAGTCGAACAGGGCTTCAAATTCATTGACCCGCAGAATACCGGCCCGTTTAAACGCCGCATCATACATCTGGTCTTCATCCAGATCCCCCGGCCCACTGATTTTTCCGGATCGTCTGGATTTCAGGGCAATGATGGGTTTGATCCGGGACACGGCCCGGGCCGCACTCATGAACCGGCGCATCCGGGTGACGGATTCCACATACATGACAATGGAATCCACATCCGGCAGGGTTCCCAGATAATCGAGCATATCGGAAAAATTCACATCCAGCTTGGAACCTAAGCTCACAAAATGACTGAACCCCACATTTTCCCGGACCGCCAGATCCAGCACGGAGGTGCATACCGCACCGCTCTGGGACAAAAACGCCATGCGCCCCTGCAACGGGGTCTGGTGCATGAAACTGGCATTTAATCCGATTCCGGTATGAATAAACCCCACGGAATCAGGTCCCAGAATCCGCATGCCCGACCGGCCGGCCATGGCTTTGATCTGCTGGAAAACCGCATTCTGCCGGGGAGTGGGCCATACATCACCCGCCGAAAGTATCACGGCCCCGCCCACT from Desulfotignum phosphitoxidans DSM 13687 includes:
- a CDS encoding MFS transporter; its protein translation is MNQTWLISAVLLALFLGALDALVMSAAMPTIIAELSGLHLYAWVYTAYFLARAVALPIFGKLSDLFAVRQLLLVSISIFILASLAAGAAPSMGYLVGARVFQGIGSGGIFALVYVVLSEAAPEGQRAKTLSLASFIWGVASVIGPTMGGVMVSFFSWRWIFFINLPLGLLSLAGIALYLTEFREKKKDVSLDWSGLVSLTGFLMSVLTLVMIGGRDIAWISLPSALLAVTSIGFGIWFVKAELGADDPILDLRFFKRRGFAMGNLAGFCASFSMFSLFGYAPLFLQGALGHTPLQVGMAMLSLSLGWSVSSLILGRVMHLTTQKTAALAGGILLAAGTGLTLGFSTATSMVHSFLVFQVVGFGMGFVVLATLLKVQNSLGSSDLGVATSSHQFARTLGGTLGVGVSGGMVTHQLLNRLETVEVSLPEKLMVQLKENMENLFRPEFQAQIPDAAKAVLKTAVAQGVWSTFLLVFLVSLVCLCLVLCLPAQDGG
- a CDS encoding bifunctional acetate--CoA ligase family protein/GNAT family N-acetyltransferase yields the protein MTIENLDRVFEPGSVAVIGATDRPGSVGATVMHNLGSRKFKGTVLPVNPGRTSVMGIDACADVRDLPADVDLAVVAVPILQVPEILETCVAKKVGGAVILSAGDVWPTPRQNAVFQQIKAMAGRSGMRILGPDSVGFIHTGIGLNASFMHQTPLQGRMAFLSQSGAVCTSVLDLAVRENVGFSHFVSLGSKLDVNFSDMLDYLGTLPDVDSIVMYVESVTRMRRFMSAARAVSRIKPIIALKSRRSGKISGPGDLDEDQMYDAAFKRAGILRVNEFEALFDCAEFLAKQQRPKGSRLAIVSNARGIGEMARDALVRHGLEPAALDSATIEKLDALLSDGWSRANPIALLRAATPKQYVQVVKTCIQAPEIDGLLLLSSPVGIYDCTTIAKSLVDLLKTTPFPVFTAWLGGMTIDDSREIFNRHGIVTYDTPERAVRAFVNLYQYGRNMEALQQIPYTTDKRLKIDRDAASLIIDDAASRGETHLPPQTAADLAGAYDIHIKPLPAGVAPDYALNLSAKYTDLFGPVIRFGIGGLMTEVLSDMAVALPPLNRMLAERTIKSTRISRLLLGRGNVAGVDLDVLEETMILVSRMVTDYPAIQTLALNPIQIADGEIYISEIAVTVAAPAVCAPAHLIISPYPWWQESEFITRDNERIFMRPVRPGDAQQMIDLFSDLSPETIFMRFFSPLKRISRPMLARLSQIDYDREIALCAFAGDGEARKLIGVARIIFMPDGKTGEFAVVVADDWHGKGIGSVLLKQAMISAKKYGLSVVSGLVLTNNAPMVAMGQKIGFSVARDPDSAEYRLTIQLKDLG